GCGAGGGAGAGCGCGGGCATGCTTCGCGGCACGCCATCCAAGCGCGAGCCGGCGTCTGCCCGCTCAGCAGCCTTGATCTTCTCCCAATTCGCTTCGACTTGGTCGGCCGTTGTCGCAGCGACGTCGCCGAACACATGCGGATGACGGCGGATCAATTTCGCGGTGATCCAGCGGTAGACATCGCGGATGGTGAACGCCGCCGTCTCCTCGGCGATGGCGGCGTTGAGGTAGACCTGCAGCAGGACATCTCCCAGCTCGTGACCGTAAGCGACAAGGTCCCCGCTGTCGAGGGCGTCCACTGCCTCGAACGTCTCTTCGATCAGATAGCGGCGCAGGGACTGATGCGTTTGCTCGCGGTCCCACGGACAGTCGCGCCGCAGCCGATGGACCACCTCATCAAAGGTACGCTCGCTGCCGATGCCGGCGAGGACCGGGATCGGAGGAAGATAGAGACATGTCAGATGGTCGATCGCGTCGTTCCGGTCGATGGCATAGAGGGGCAGCCACTCGACGCGCTCCTCCTCAAGACCGGCATGGAAGACGAGCGCGACCTGATGCTCGTCTGGATAGCGCTCCAGCAGCGCGAGTTTCACGAGCCCAGCGCGCCGCCGGTCGTACAGCTGGCCGACAATCGCGGGGCGGAAGGGATCAAGGTCGGGCTGAAAAGCATCAACGATCTGCAGCCCGGCAGCGAAGGGATCAAGCCCCACCGCCGTGAGCACGGGTTCGACGAAGCTCATCCCCGCAATGATGCGAACCTGCTGCCCGACTGCGCTCGCCCGCTCCTGCAGCAGGCGGACCGACCTCTCGGCGACGAGAGGATGGCCAGGAACAGCGTAAATCACCT
Above is a genomic segment from Dehalococcoidia bacterium containing:
- the mazG gene encoding nucleoside triphosphate pyrophosphohydrolase; amino-acid sequence: MITVVGLGPGGPEFVTRQAAAILTSAKRVYLRTRRHPAVAIIPPAVEVETFDDDYDRAESFEALYETIVTRLLTAAERGEVIYAVPGHPLVAERSVRLLQERASAVGQQVRIIAGMSFVEPVLTAVGLDPFAAGLQIVDAFQPDLDPFRPAIVGQLYDRRRAGLVKLALLERYPDEHQVALVFHAGLEEERVEWLPLYAIDRNDAIDHLTCLYLPPIPVLAGIGSERTFDEVVHRLRRDCPWDREQTHQSLRRYLIEETFEAVDALDSGDLVAYGHELGDVLLQVYLNAAIAEETAAFTIRDVYRWITAKLIRRHPHVFGDVAATTADQVEANWEKIKAAERADAGSRLDGVPRSMPALSLANALQLRAAKAGFTWETIEGVWAQFDEELAELRAAASADDRFRELGDVLWMTAQLARWYGYDAEEVLRSAADRFRRRFAAMEELARQEGRMLEEYAPDELRALWRAAKASHAR